A region of Halorhabdus rudnickae DNA encodes the following proteins:
- the nrfD gene encoding NrfD/PsrC family molybdoenzyme membrane anchor subunit: protein MSDPVASPGKFGTRGKAWIAGLSVLVLAGLVAWAYQLSQGLIVTGMDNVFSWGLYIMLFVFFVGLSAGGLIISSVPKFFHSNRYDSIAALGVLISFACIVVAGLLILPDLGRPSRVVGFFLSPDFRSPMVWDFAIVVLYGLFCAVYFWLLTRRDLAARGSRFAFGVRDTEAGRKRDRKLSFWAASIAIPLAVALHSVTGWIFALQIGRGSWFSPLVAPMFIMKALVSGLALVLVVAILATQFTRFELSKELVPELGKVLGVFVAVHIVYLVGAERLPHAWAANFDFWAITSGFLVGNTVSFWLWTVVGGVIPLALLVVPALRTRTWAVFTASVFAIFGILFEGVNLIFTGYNDLNIAAAPGVTTGTGYSGIGSNVWATVGTYTPTVIELLVSIGLIALGALILTLGLRYFPVFPGSAVESGPRRESTGDAAAADGGAVRADGGNDE, encoded by the coding sequence CCGGGTTGGTGGCCTGGGCCTACCAGCTCAGCCAGGGGCTGATCGTCACGGGGATGGACAACGTCTTCTCTTGGGGGCTGTACATCATGCTGTTCGTCTTCTTTGTCGGACTCTCGGCCGGCGGGCTAATCATTTCCAGCGTGCCGAAGTTCTTTCACTCCAACCGGTACGACTCCATCGCAGCGCTTGGCGTGCTGATCAGCTTTGCCTGCATCGTAGTCGCGGGCCTACTGATCCTCCCGGATCTGGGCCGACCCAGCCGCGTAGTCGGATTCTTTCTCTCGCCGGACTTCCGGTCGCCGATGGTGTGGGACTTCGCGATCGTGGTGCTGTACGGTCTGTTCTGTGCGGTGTACTTCTGGCTGTTGACCCGGCGTGACCTGGCCGCCCGCGGCTCGCGGTTCGCCTTCGGAGTCCGTGATACGGAGGCTGGCCGGAAACGGGATCGAAAACTCTCGTTCTGGGCTGCGTCGATCGCAATCCCGCTGGCTGTCGCGCTCCACTCAGTCACCGGCTGGATCTTCGCGCTACAGATCGGCCGCGGCAGCTGGTTCAGCCCGCTGGTCGCACCCATGTTCATCATGAAGGCACTGGTTTCAGGGCTAGCGCTGGTGCTCGTAGTCGCGATACTCGCCACCCAGTTCACTCGGTTTGAACTCTCCAAGGAACTGGTCCCGGAACTCGGGAAAGTGCTCGGCGTGTTTGTCGCAGTCCACATCGTCTATCTCGTCGGTGCTGAACGGCTGCCACACGCCTGGGCCGCGAACTTTGACTTCTGGGCAATCACCAGTGGCTTTCTCGTGGGCAATACGGTGTCGTTCTGGTTGTGGACCGTCGTCGGCGGAGTGATCCCGCTGGCATTGCTGGTCGTCCCGGCTCTGCGGACACGTACCTGGGCAGTATTCACCGCTAGCGTGTTCGCGATTTTCGGTATTCTCTTCGAGGGCGTCAACCTCATCTTCACCGGCTACAACGATCTCAATATCGCAGCCGCGCCCGGTGTCACGACCGGGACCGGGTACAGTGGGATTGGATCGAACGTCTGGGCGACGGTCGGGACCTACACGCCGACGGTGATCGAGTTGCTGGTTTCGATCGGGCTTATCGCACTCGGCGCCTTGATCCTCACCCTCGGCCTGCGGTACTTCCCGGTATTCCCGGGATCAGCAGTCGAAAGCGGACCTCGACGCGAATCAACTGGTGACGCCGCGGCCGCGGACGGTGGCGCAGTCCGAGCGGACGGTGGCAACGATGAGTGA
- a CDS encoding TorD/DmsD family molecular chaperone, with product MSDAAPAGETEVAEGYAVLAQCWRQPTERLLAAIESGKLAGVVSESTTTDLSTLRTEHTRLFVGPEGPPCPPYESSYRDGGDDAGNVLGPSTRAVVEWYDEYGLGLDPEWSDLPDHVATEIEFAGHLSVVASSETRERFLDDHPRQWFETFFETVRAETREPFYVEIADATAAVVL from the coding sequence ATGAGTGACGCCGCTCCCGCCGGGGAGACAGAGGTTGCCGAGGGCTACGCAGTGCTGGCACAGTGCTGGCGGCAACCGACCGAACGGCTCCTTGCGGCTATCGAGTCGGGGAAGCTCGCGGGCGTCGTCTCCGAGTCGACGACAACCGATCTGTCGACGTTACGGACCGAACATACCCGGCTGTTCGTCGGGCCTGAGGGCCCGCCATGTCCGCCCTACGAGAGTAGCTACCGCGATGGTGGCGACGACGCCGGCAACGTTCTCGGCCCGTCTACGCGAGCGGTTGTCGAGTGGTACGACGAGTACGGCCTCGGGCTCGATCCTGAGTGGTCTGATCTCCCCGATCACGTCGCGACCGAAATCGAATTCGCCGGCCATCTGTCGGTGGTCGCCTCGTCGGAAACTCGGGAACGATTCCTCGACGACCATCCTCGGCAGTGGTTCGAGACGTTTTTTGAGACGGTCCGTGCAGAGACGCGCGAGCCGTTCTACGTTGAAATCGCGGACGCGACCGCCGCTGTCGTGCTGTAA
- a CDS encoding carboxymuconolactone decarboxylase family protein: MADKIDSPDDLPAAAGGLADDYPDIWDAYADLGKACSQAGEVDGKTKRLVKLALAVGAQSEGAVHSHARRGLEEDIDPETLRHVALLAIPTLGFPEAMAALTWIDDLAK, translated from the coding sequence ATGGCGGACAAAATCGACTCTCCAGACGACTTACCGGCAGCAGCCGGCGGACTAGCCGACGACTATCCCGATATCTGGGACGCCTATGCCGATCTCGGTAAGGCGTGTTCACAAGCGGGCGAGGTCGACGGCAAGACGAAGCGGCTCGTAAAACTCGCCCTGGCGGTGGGTGCCCAGTCCGAAGGCGCCGTCCACTCACATGCGCGACGCGGACTCGAAGAGGATATCGACCCCGAAACGCTCCGGCACGTGGCATTGCTTGCGATCCCAACGCTCGGCTTCCCGGAGGCCATGGCTGCGCTGACCTGGATCGACGACCTAGCAAAGTGA
- a CDS encoding ATP-binding cassette domain-containing protein has product MVGTAVLSPVAYVGIIGFVGRVVPHVVQKLLGPNGSGKSSLVRAIGGLLEPTTGTVTADGIVVQMLSCEETAQLIGHLLQVEGTTPSATVFDTVLLGPNPHFGWRPGRSNRCAVESVLAGLGIDDLTMQEVPTLSGEQRRTAQFSHQAAGKSTDLW; this is encoded by the coding sequence GTGGTCGGCACCGCAGTTCTCTCGCCAGTCGCGTACGTCGGCATCATCGGGTTCGTCGGACGCGTCGTTCCCCACGTCGTTCAGAAACTGCTCGGACCGAACGGTTCGGGAAAGTCTTCGCTCGTCCGAGCGATCGGTGGTTTGCTCGAACCCACAACGGGGACAGTGACTGCTGATGGGATCGTTGTCCAGATGCTCTCCTGCGAAGAGACTGCCCAGCTGATCGGCCATCTCCTACAAGTCGAAGGGACGACGCCGTCCGCGACCGTCTTCGATACCGTATTACTTGGCCCGAATCCACACTTCGGGTGGCGACCCGGCAGGTCGAACCGATGTGCCGTCGAGAGCGTTCTCGCCGGGCTTGGGATCGATGACCTGACAATGCAGGAAGTGCCGACACTCAGCGGTGAGCAACGTCGGACAGCCCAATTCAGCCACCAGGCAGCAGGAAAATCAACCGATCTGTGGTAG
- a CDS encoding sulfite exporter TauE/SafE family protein, protein MATDESHVDPRAFLKHLQAFRYREVTMALATLSVIAGSIVFFPGVNEMTSGLQSDVSTEIMVVFVGVAILAGAIKGMIGFGYALIATPIFASVIDPTLAVVVLAIPPWMLNMFQVGETDTGLAFVREEWLLLALAISGAIVGVAVLDAVETGPLVPFLIGVIVFGYVLFQLGQGFVTVEKAHHPIAMSIAGALEGFLLAVANLGPLLPAYFHTFERDTERYIGGLSMVLGAIFTVRIVQMALFTDLMTPYRLWLGSVIAVVTLVGLFVGTYLRRLEIDEQRFNWFVIALLFVISLNIFRQTIPALFL, encoded by the coding sequence ATGGCGACCGACGAGTCACACGTCGACCCAAGAGCATTCCTCAAACACCTCCAGGCCTTCCGGTACCGGGAGGTGACCATGGCCCTGGCGACGCTGTCGGTGATCGCCGGCTCGATCGTCTTCTTCCCCGGCGTCAACGAGATGACCAGCGGCTTGCAGTCAGACGTCTCGACGGAAATCATGGTCGTCTTCGTCGGTGTCGCGATTCTCGCCGGGGCGATCAAGGGCATGATCGGCTTTGGCTACGCACTGATCGCGACACCGATCTTCGCGTCGGTGATCGACCCGACACTGGCGGTGGTCGTCCTGGCGATCCCGCCGTGGATGCTCAACATGTTTCAGGTCGGCGAGACCGACACCGGACTAGCGTTCGTCCGCGAGGAATGGCTCTTGCTCGCGCTGGCAATCTCTGGCGCTATCGTCGGTGTAGCAGTCCTCGACGCCGTCGAAACCGGTCCGCTGGTGCCGTTTCTGATCGGCGTGATCGTCTTCGGCTACGTTCTCTTCCAGCTCGGGCAGGGGTTCGTGACGGTCGAGAAAGCCCACCACCCGATCGCGATGAGCATCGCCGGTGCTCTTGAGGGGTTCCTGCTCGCGGTGGCGAATCTCGGTCCACTCCTGCCCGCCTACTTCCACACCTTCGAGCGCGACACGGAGCGGTACATCGGCGGCCTCTCGATGGTCCTGGGTGCGATCTTTACCGTCCGAATCGTCCAGATGGCGCTGTTCACCGACCTGATGACCCCTTATCGGCTGTGGCTGGGTTCGGTCATCGCCGTCGTCACCCTCGTGGGGCTGTTCGTCGGGACGTACCTCCGGCGACTGGAGATTGACGAACAGCGATTCAACTGGTTCGTGATAGCGCTGCTGTTCGTGATCTCGTTGAACATCTTCCGGCAGACGATCCCAGCGTTGTTCTTGTGA
- the nadC gene encoding carboxylating nicotinate-nucleotide diphosphorylase — protein MITDGDVERWLREDVGHHDVTNHLPGTTDGRLIAKESGVVAGTDAAAAVFEYLDCTVEFTVDDGTSVESGDALLSVAGPTRDVLRGERPAVNVAAHASGIATKTREAVQAARENSDDVAIAGTRKTTPGLRGVEKRAVVAGGGDTHRLDLSHMAMVKDNHIAEMGLEGAVEHIDERTSFATQIEVEVEKPEDAPRAADAGADIVLLDNMSPTECVRAVDLLAEAGHDSVRTEASGGITTETVPAYARTGVDVISIGSLTHSADALDLSFRTGTAD, from the coding sequence ATGATCACCGACGGTGATGTCGAACGCTGGCTTCGGGAGGACGTCGGCCACCACGACGTGACCAATCATCTGCCAGGGACAACCGACGGGCGACTGATCGCGAAGGAAAGCGGGGTCGTGGCCGGGACCGATGCCGCCGCGGCCGTCTTCGAGTACCTCGACTGTACGGTCGAGTTTACCGTCGACGACGGAACGAGCGTCGAGTCAGGCGACGCCCTGCTTTCGGTCGCTGGACCAACGCGTGACGTCCTCCGGGGCGAGCGACCGGCTGTCAACGTCGCCGCACACGCCTCCGGAATCGCCACGAAAACCCGAGAAGCGGTCCAGGCTGCGCGGGAAAACAGCGACGACGTGGCTATTGCTGGCACCCGCAAGACGACACCCGGACTCCGGGGTGTCGAGAAGCGCGCCGTCGTGGCGGGCGGGGGAGACACCCACCGACTCGACCTCTCGCACATGGCGATGGTCAAGGACAACCACATCGCCGAGATGGGACTAGAAGGCGCCGTCGAACACATCGACGAACGGACCTCTTTCGCGACGCAGATCGAGGTCGAAGTCGAGAAACCGGAAGACGCGCCCCGGGCCGCCGACGCCGGGGCCGACATCGTCCTGCTGGATAATATGTCGCCCACGGAGTGCGTGCGTGCGGTCGATTTGCTGGCGGAGGCGGGTCACGACAGCGTGCGTACAGAAGCCAGCGGCGGGATCACCACCGAGACAGTCCCAGCCTATGCCCGGACTGGCGTCGATGTCATTTCGATCGGATCACTCACCCACTCAGCCGACGCACTGGACCTGTCGTTTCGGACAGGTACGGCGGATTAA